Proteins encoded together in one Drosophila albomicans strain 15112-1751.03 chromosome 2R, ASM965048v2, whole genome shotgun sequence window:
- the LOC117576655 gene encoding tropomodulin isoform X4: MADTANDKNKSNSNNDENEENDNDNDVIEEEESTTTTTSKKTSQWRKTRTTKTSSTTKTTTLTTPAKLYGKDLSEYDDVDVESLLAQLSPEEITILAKEVDPDDNFLPPDQRCGYECTKEATGPLNRKQLIEHINKQAIETPDQPEFEPYVQGKVRGKKWVPPPRDAREIEAEEQIAIDMGEEYEHALNDATQEEIIDLAAILGFHSMMNQDQYHASLLNKGQPVGLGWDGITKSTQQKLFPSDPPNSTDVEESIKRVKDDDNKLIDLNLNNIKNISDEKLEQLFAALPQNEHLEVLSLTNVGLTDKTALLLAEAIEKSKTLRVLNVETNFISPPVIVRLVQALLKCHTIEEFRASNQRSAVLGNKIEMEITNLVEKNSSLLRLGLHLEFNDARHRVAAHLQRNIDRSELQQGTLASRAATSPLPSSSPSTSTYTASASTCTSRTSEANHISPTRVKSLAAFEQFVKARTWTNATDSAHVLSSGRIARNQQVASASASSGAAAAAADGIEVIASTSSAALGLLRAGNEKEI, from the exons ACTTCGTCCACAACAAAGACAACCACGCTCACCACGCCGGCCAAGCTGTATGGCAAGGACTTGAGCGAGTACgatgatgtggatgtggaGAGCCTGTTGGCGCAACTCTCGCCCGAGGAGATAACCATACTGGCCAAAGAGGTTGATCCCGAT GACAACTTCCTGCCGCCAGATCAGCGCTGTGGCTATGAGTGCACCAAGGAAGCCACCGGGCCGCTGAATCGCAAACAGCTCATCGAGCACATCAACAAGCAGGCCATCGAGACGCCCGATCAACCGGAGTTCGAACCCTACGTGCAGGGCAAGGTGCGTGGCAAGAAGTGGGTGCCACCGCCACGAGATGCGCGTGAAATTGAGGCAGAGGAACAGATCGCCATCGATATGGGCGAGGAGTATGAGCATGCGCTGAACGATGCCACGCAGGAGGAGATCATTGATTTGGCTGCCATTCTCGGCTTCCACTCGATGATGAACCAGGATCAATACCATGCCTCGCTACTCAACAAGGGACAGCCGGTTGGCTTGGGCTGGGATGGCATTACAAAGTCCACACAGCAAAAGCTGTTCCCCAGTGATCCGCCCAACAGCACAGACGTTGAGGAGTCGATTAAGCGTGTCAaggacgacgacaacaaactGATTGACCTAAACTTGAATAACATTAAG AATATTTCGGATGAGAAGCTCGAACAATTGTTTGCCGCACTGCCTCAGAATGAACATTTGGAAGTTCTATCGCTGACAAACGTCGGCCTGACCGATAAGACAGCTCTCCTGCTCGCCGAAGCGATCGAGAAAAGCAAAACCCTGAGAGTATTAAATGTTGAAACGAACTTTATCAGTCCGCCCGTAATTGTCAGGCTGGTGCAAGCCCTGCTCAAGTGTCACACCATCGAGGAGTTCAGGGCCTCCAATCAG CGATCTGCGGTGCTCGGCAACAAGATTGAAATGGAGATCACCAATTTGGTGGAGAAGAACTCATCGTTGCTGCGACTTGGCTTGCATCTGGAGTTCAACGATGCCCGTCACCGTGTCGCCGCCCATCTGCAGCGCAACATCGACAGAA GTGAATTGCAACAAGGTACGTTAGCTTCCCGCGCCGCCAcatcgccattgccatcgTCATCCCCATCTACATCAACATATACTGCATCTGCATCTACATGCACATCTCGCACATCTGAAGCCAACCACATCTCACCCACCAGGGTGAAGAGTCTGGCTGCTTTCGAGCAGTTTGTCAAGGCTCGCACTTGGACTAATGCAACAGATTCTGCTCATGTTTTGTCATCAGGGCGCATTGCGCGCAACCAACAGGTGGCATCCGCATCCGCTTCatctggagcagcagcagcagctgccgatGGCATCGAAGTGATTGCCTCCACATCGTCGGCTGCATTGGGCCTCTTGCGCGCTGGCAATGAGAAGGAGATCTAA
- the LOC117576655 gene encoding tropomodulin isoform X6: MAILDEQTSSTTKTTTLTTPAKLYGKDLSEYDDVDVESLLAQLSPEEITILAKEVDPDDNFLPPDQRCGYECTKEATGPLNRKQLIEHINKQAIETPDQPEFEPYVQGKVRGKKWVPPPRDAREIEAEEQIAIDMGEEYEHALNDATQEEIIDLAAILGFHSMMNQDQYHASLLNKGQPVGLGWDGITKSTQQKLFPSDPPNSTDVEESIKRVKDDDNKLIDLNLNNIKNISDEKLEQLFAALPQNEHLEVLSLTNVGLTDKTALLLAEAIEKSKTLRVLNVETNFISPPVIVRLVQALLKCHTIEEFRASNQRSAVLGNKIEMEITNLVEKNSSLLRLGLHLEFNDARHRVAAHLQRNIDRSELQQGTLASRAATSPLPSSSPSTSTYTASASTCTSRTSEANHISPTRVKSLAAFEQFVKARTWTNATDSAHVLSSGRIARNQQVASASASSGAAAAAADGIEVIASTSSAALGLLRAGNEKEI; this comes from the exons ACTTCGTCCACAACAAAGACAACCACGCTCACCACGCCGGCCAAGCTGTATGGCAAGGACTTGAGCGAGTACgatgatgtggatgtggaGAGCCTGTTGGCGCAACTCTCGCCCGAGGAGATAACCATACTGGCCAAAGAGGTTGATCCCGAT GACAACTTCCTGCCGCCAGATCAGCGCTGTGGCTATGAGTGCACCAAGGAAGCCACCGGGCCGCTGAATCGCAAACAGCTCATCGAGCACATCAACAAGCAGGCCATCGAGACGCCCGATCAACCGGAGTTCGAACCCTACGTGCAGGGCAAGGTGCGTGGCAAGAAGTGGGTGCCACCGCCACGAGATGCGCGTGAAATTGAGGCAGAGGAACAGATCGCCATCGATATGGGCGAGGAGTATGAGCATGCGCTGAACGATGCCACGCAGGAGGAGATCATTGATTTGGCTGCCATTCTCGGCTTCCACTCGATGATGAACCAGGATCAATACCATGCCTCGCTACTCAACAAGGGACAGCCGGTTGGCTTGGGCTGGGATGGCATTACAAAGTCCACACAGCAAAAGCTGTTCCCCAGTGATCCGCCCAACAGCACAGACGTTGAGGAGTCGATTAAGCGTGTCAaggacgacgacaacaaactGATTGACCTAAACTTGAATAACATTAAG AATATTTCGGATGAGAAGCTCGAACAATTGTTTGCCGCACTGCCTCAGAATGAACATTTGGAAGTTCTATCGCTGACAAACGTCGGCCTGACCGATAAGACAGCTCTCCTGCTCGCCGAAGCGATCGAGAAAAGCAAAACCCTGAGAGTATTAAATGTTGAAACGAACTTTATCAGTCCGCCCGTAATTGTCAGGCTGGTGCAAGCCCTGCTCAAGTGTCACACCATCGAGGAGTTCAGGGCCTCCAATCAG CGATCTGCGGTGCTCGGCAACAAGATTGAAATGGAGATCACCAATTTGGTGGAGAAGAACTCATCGTTGCTGCGACTTGGCTTGCATCTGGAGTTCAACGATGCCCGTCACCGTGTCGCCGCCCATCTGCAGCGCAACATCGACAGAA GTGAATTGCAACAAGGTACGTTAGCTTCCCGCGCCGCCAcatcgccattgccatcgTCATCCCCATCTACATCAACATATACTGCATCTGCATCTACATGCACATCTCGCACATCTGAAGCCAACCACATCTCACCCACCAGGGTGAAGAGTCTGGCTGCTTTCGAGCAGTTTGTCAAGGCTCGCACTTGGACTAATGCAACAGATTCTGCTCATGTTTTGTCATCAGGGCGCATTGCGCGCAACCAACAGGTGGCATCCGCATCCGCTTCatctggagcagcagcagcagctgccgatGGCATCGAAGTGATTGCCTCCACATCGTCGGCTGCATTGGGCCTCTTGCGCGCTGGCAATGAGAAGGAGATCTAA
- the LOC117576655 gene encoding tropomodulin isoform X5, giving the protein MESIVPVAEFQQIKLRPVPKVKRRAPQPPASLKLHKNTSSTTKTTTLTTPAKLYGKDLSEYDDVDVESLLAQLSPEEITILAKEVDPDDNFLPPDQRCGYECTKEATGPLNRKQLIEHINKQAIETPDQPEFEPYVQGKVRGKKWVPPPRDAREIEAEEQIAIDMGEEYEHALNDATQEEIIDLAAILGFHSMMNQDQYHASLLNKGQPVGLGWDGITKSTQQKLFPSDPPNSTDVEESIKRVKDDDNKLIDLNLNNIKNISDEKLEQLFAALPQNEHLEVLSLTNVGLTDKTALLLAEAIEKSKTLRVLNVETNFISPPVIVRLVQALLKCHTIEEFRASNQRSAVLGNKIEMEITNLVEKNSSLLRLGLHLEFNDARHRVAAHLQRNIDRSELQQGTLASRAATSPLPSSSPSTSTYTASASTCTSRTSEANHISPTRVKSLAAFEQFVKARTWTNATDSAHVLSSGRIARNQQVASASASSGAAAAAADGIEVIASTSSAALGLLRAGNEKEI; this is encoded by the exons ATGGAGAGCATTGTGCCTGTGGCCGAGTTTCAACAGATCAAGCTGCGCCCAGTGCCAAAGGTTAAACGGCGTGCTCCACAGCCGCCAGCCAGCCTCAAGTTGCATAAAAAT ACTTCGTCCACAACAAAGACAACCACGCTCACCACGCCGGCCAAGCTGTATGGCAAGGACTTGAGCGAGTACgatgatgtggatgtggaGAGCCTGTTGGCGCAACTCTCGCCCGAGGAGATAACCATACTGGCCAAAGAGGTTGATCCCGAT GACAACTTCCTGCCGCCAGATCAGCGCTGTGGCTATGAGTGCACCAAGGAAGCCACCGGGCCGCTGAATCGCAAACAGCTCATCGAGCACATCAACAAGCAGGCCATCGAGACGCCCGATCAACCGGAGTTCGAACCCTACGTGCAGGGCAAGGTGCGTGGCAAGAAGTGGGTGCCACCGCCACGAGATGCGCGTGAAATTGAGGCAGAGGAACAGATCGCCATCGATATGGGCGAGGAGTATGAGCATGCGCTGAACGATGCCACGCAGGAGGAGATCATTGATTTGGCTGCCATTCTCGGCTTCCACTCGATGATGAACCAGGATCAATACCATGCCTCGCTACTCAACAAGGGACAGCCGGTTGGCTTGGGCTGGGATGGCATTACAAAGTCCACACAGCAAAAGCTGTTCCCCAGTGATCCGCCCAACAGCACAGACGTTGAGGAGTCGATTAAGCGTGTCAaggacgacgacaacaaactGATTGACCTAAACTTGAATAACATTAAG AATATTTCGGATGAGAAGCTCGAACAATTGTTTGCCGCACTGCCTCAGAATGAACATTTGGAAGTTCTATCGCTGACAAACGTCGGCCTGACCGATAAGACAGCTCTCCTGCTCGCCGAAGCGATCGAGAAAAGCAAAACCCTGAGAGTATTAAATGTTGAAACGAACTTTATCAGTCCGCCCGTAATTGTCAGGCTGGTGCAAGCCCTGCTCAAGTGTCACACCATCGAGGAGTTCAGGGCCTCCAATCAG CGATCTGCGGTGCTCGGCAACAAGATTGAAATGGAGATCACCAATTTGGTGGAGAAGAACTCATCGTTGCTGCGACTTGGCTTGCATCTGGAGTTCAACGATGCCCGTCACCGTGTCGCCGCCCATCTGCAGCGCAACATCGACAGAA GTGAATTGCAACAAGGTACGTTAGCTTCCCGCGCCGCCAcatcgccattgccatcgTCATCCCCATCTACATCAACATATACTGCATCTGCATCTACATGCACATCTCGCACATCTGAAGCCAACCACATCTCACCCACCAGGGTGAAGAGTCTGGCTGCTTTCGAGCAGTTTGTCAAGGCTCGCACTTGGACTAATGCAACAGATTCTGCTCATGTTTTGTCATCAGGGCGCATTGCGCGCAACCAACAGGTGGCATCCGCATCCGCTTCatctggagcagcagcagcagctgccgatGGCATCGAAGTGATTGCCTCCACATCGTCGGCTGCATTGGGCCTCTTGCGCGCTGGCAATGAGAAGGAGATCTAA
- the LOC117576654 gene encoding sodium-independent sulfate anion transporter translates to MRIAQKCGRNKQPISRFHIDAAISARHSTPVAQHPALSVSRQRAKLTVAVSGQVKKCATMSTLENEVTFRKQAEVNQNLEAQFRSSSTDFILLTDHRTSKYKSLEQLEAAKQENEPAPSCCANYLRNTFRMKTLKKRLPIIGWLPKYNKADAFGDIIAGFTVGLTVIPQGLAYSGVVGLPAESGLYGSFLGCFVYVLLGTCKDNTIGSTAVASLMTFQFARGSWARSVLLTFLTGVIEILMAIFKLGSLVEFVSGPVSAGFTSAVSLIVLTSQMKYILGVNGDGASFLESWINMISDIKNIRIWDSCLGFGCLALLLIIRSLSRFRIGPKEKSERSQLQRVINEVIKFLGVTRNASVVIGATLIAMYLEGNGSNPFVLTGYIPPGLPTISLPKFSIEAQPGNATAGIPAVPGESFFEMVHTLGYGLIIVPIIALLENVSVCKAFAKDRQIDISQELFATGVANIANSMVSGYRSNGGLARSAVNNASGCRTNMSNLYIGMIVVMSISYLTEYFYFIPKAVLASIIISAVVFQMQYQCVMPMWRSKRSDLVPGVFAFITCLVLPLEIGITVAIGANQLYILYHSARPKVTLEQLETEQGIKFVKITPDRCLIFPSVEFVRNMVLKSGSKTTLPVVIDCTYIYAADFTAAKVISSMVDDFRRRQQKIIFFNLKPSVVSIFEGLKTKLVLCYNMHALNQELLPNSTENLSRSVDSLDIEGGTSECVSMTSTSTLSLAK, encoded by the exons ATGCGTATAGCCCAGAAGTGTGGCCGAAACAAACAACCGATATCCCGTTTCCACATTGACGCCGCGATAAGTGCTCGACATTCAACACCAGTCGCACAGCATCCGGCTTTATCAGTTAGTCGCCAACGGGCCAAGTTAACAGTCGCAGTTAGCGGACAAGTGAAGAAGTGTGCCACAATGTCCACACTCGAGAACGAGGTAACTTTCCGCAAGCAAGCGGAAGTGAATCAGAATCTAGAGGCGCAATTTCGCAGCTCCTCAACGGACTTTATACTGCTCACCGATCATCGCACCTCCAAGTATAAGAGTCTCGAGCAACTCGAGGCAGCCAAGCAGGAAAATGAGCCAGCTCCTTCGTGTTGTGCCAACTACCTGAGGAATACATTTCGCATGAAGACACTGAAGAAGCGATTGCCCATCATTGGCTGGCTGCCCAAGTACAACAAGGCGGATGCCTTTGGCGATATTATTGCTGGCTTCACCGTGGGTCTCACAGTGATTCCTCAAGGTTTAGCCTACTCCGGTGTCGTAGGACTGCCGGCAGAGTCGGGTCTCTATGGCTCCTTTTTGGGCTGTTTTGTGTACGTGCTGCTGGGCACTTGCAAGGATAATACGATAGGCAGCACAGCTGTCGCCTCCTTGATGACATTTCAGTTTGCTCGCGGTTCCTGGGCACGTTCGGTTTTGCTCACTTTCCTCACCGGTGTAATTGAGATACTAATGGCAATCTTTAAATTGGGCAGTTTGGTGGAGTTTGTGTCGGGTCCTGTGAGTGCAGGGTTCACCAGCGCCGTCTCCCTGATTGTGCTCACCTCGCAGATGAAATACATACTCGGTGTGAATGGCGATGGTGCATCGTTCCTGGAGAGCTGGATTAACATGATCAGCGACATCAAGAACATACGCATTTGGGACAGTTGTTTGGGTTTCGGCTGCCTAGCGCTGTTGCTGATCATACGCAGTCTGAGCAGGTTTCGCATTGGACCCAAGGAGAAATCGGAACGCAGCCAGCTGCAGCGTGTGATCAACGAGGTGATCAAGTTTCTGGGCGTCACACGGAATGCATCGGTTGTGATTGGTGCCACTTTGATAGCCATGTATCTGGAGGGTAATGGCAGCAATCCATTTGTGCTCACCGGCTACATTCCACCGGGACTACCGACGATTTCGTTGCCGAAATTCTCCATCGAGGCGCAGCCGGGCAATGCGACTGCCGGAATTCCGGCAGTGCCTGGCGAAAGCTTCTTCGAGATGGTGCACACTTTGGGCTACGGCTTGATTATTGTGCCTATTATTGCTCTACTGGAAAACGTTTCCGTCTGCAAGGCTTTCGCCAAAGATCGTCAGATCGACATTAGCCAGGAGTTGTTTGCCACAGGCGTAGCCAACATTGCTAATTCCATGGTCAGTGGATATCGCAGTAATGGCGGCTTGGCTCGCTCTGCTGTTAATAATGCCAGCGGATGTCGCACTAATATGTCCAATTTATATATTGGCATGATTGTGGTGATGTCAATCAGCTACCTCACCGAATACTTTTACTTTATACCGAAAGCTGTGTTGGCTTCCATCATCATTTCCGCTGTTGTTTTCCAAATGCAATATCAATGTGTTATGCCCATGTGGCGCAGCAAAC gCTCCGATCTTGTGCCTGGCGTGTTTGCTTTCATCACCTGCCTGGTGCTTCCTTTGGAAATTGGCATCACTGTCGCCATCGGCGCTAATCAACTCTACATACTTTATCATTCAGCAAGACCCAAAGTTACTCTTGAGCAGCTGGAAACGGAGCAGGGCATTAAGTTCGTAAAGATTACACCCGATCGATGCTTAATATTTCCCTCGGTGGAGTTTGTGAGGAACATGGTGCTCAAGTCTGGCAGCAAGACAACGCTTCCTGTGGTCATCGATTGCACATATATTTATGCTGCTGATTTCACCGCCGCCAAAGTCATCTCCTCCATGGTGGATGACTTCCGGCGGCGCCAGCAGAAGATTATATTCTTCAACCTCAAACCGAGTGTGGTCAGCATCTTTGAGGGACTCAAGACCAAACTGGTATTGTGCTACAACATGCATGCCCTCAACCAGGAACTGCTGCCAAATTCCACAGAGAATCTTTCGCGTTCGGTGGACTCTTTGGACATTGAGGGCGGCacaagtgagtgtgtgagcaTGACCAGCACTAGCACATTATCCCTGGCCAAATAA
- the LOC117576655 gene encoding tropomodulin isoform X7: METSSTTKTTTLTTPAKLYGKDLSEYDDVDVESLLAQLSPEEITILAKEVDPDDNFLPPDQRCGYECTKEATGPLNRKQLIEHINKQAIETPDQPEFEPYVQGKVRGKKWVPPPRDAREIEAEEQIAIDMGEEYEHALNDATQEEIIDLAAILGFHSMMNQDQYHASLLNKGQPVGLGWDGITKSTQQKLFPSDPPNSTDVEESIKRVKDDDNKLIDLNLNNIKNISDEKLEQLFAALPQNEHLEVLSLTNVGLTDKTALLLAEAIEKSKTLRVLNVETNFISPPVIVRLVQALLKCHTIEEFRASNQRSAVLGNKIEMEITNLVEKNSSLLRLGLHLEFNDARHRVAAHLQRNIDRSELQQGTLASRAATSPLPSSSPSTSTYTASASTCTSRTSEANHISPTRVKSLAAFEQFVKARTWTNATDSAHVLSSGRIARNQQVASASASSGAAAAAADGIEVIASTSSAALGLLRAGNEKEI, translated from the exons atgGAG ACTTCGTCCACAACAAAGACAACCACGCTCACCACGCCGGCCAAGCTGTATGGCAAGGACTTGAGCGAGTACgatgatgtggatgtggaGAGCCTGTTGGCGCAACTCTCGCCCGAGGAGATAACCATACTGGCCAAAGAGGTTGATCCCGAT GACAACTTCCTGCCGCCAGATCAGCGCTGTGGCTATGAGTGCACCAAGGAAGCCACCGGGCCGCTGAATCGCAAACAGCTCATCGAGCACATCAACAAGCAGGCCATCGAGACGCCCGATCAACCGGAGTTCGAACCCTACGTGCAGGGCAAGGTGCGTGGCAAGAAGTGGGTGCCACCGCCACGAGATGCGCGTGAAATTGAGGCAGAGGAACAGATCGCCATCGATATGGGCGAGGAGTATGAGCATGCGCTGAACGATGCCACGCAGGAGGAGATCATTGATTTGGCTGCCATTCTCGGCTTCCACTCGATGATGAACCAGGATCAATACCATGCCTCGCTACTCAACAAGGGACAGCCGGTTGGCTTGGGCTGGGATGGCATTACAAAGTCCACACAGCAAAAGCTGTTCCCCAGTGATCCGCCCAACAGCACAGACGTTGAGGAGTCGATTAAGCGTGTCAaggacgacgacaacaaactGATTGACCTAAACTTGAATAACATTAAG AATATTTCGGATGAGAAGCTCGAACAATTGTTTGCCGCACTGCCTCAGAATGAACATTTGGAAGTTCTATCGCTGACAAACGTCGGCCTGACCGATAAGACAGCTCTCCTGCTCGCCGAAGCGATCGAGAAAAGCAAAACCCTGAGAGTATTAAATGTTGAAACGAACTTTATCAGTCCGCCCGTAATTGTCAGGCTGGTGCAAGCCCTGCTCAAGTGTCACACCATCGAGGAGTTCAGGGCCTCCAATCAG CGATCTGCGGTGCTCGGCAACAAGATTGAAATGGAGATCACCAATTTGGTGGAGAAGAACTCATCGTTGCTGCGACTTGGCTTGCATCTGGAGTTCAACGATGCCCGTCACCGTGTCGCCGCCCATCTGCAGCGCAACATCGACAGAA GTGAATTGCAACAAGGTACGTTAGCTTCCCGCGCCGCCAcatcgccattgccatcgTCATCCCCATCTACATCAACATATACTGCATCTGCATCTACATGCACATCTCGCACATCTGAAGCCAACCACATCTCACCCACCAGGGTGAAGAGTCTGGCTGCTTTCGAGCAGTTTGTCAAGGCTCGCACTTGGACTAATGCAACAGATTCTGCTCATGTTTTGTCATCAGGGCGCATTGCGCGCAACCAACAGGTGGCATCCGCATCCGCTTCatctggagcagcagcagcagctgccgatGGCATCGAAGTGATTGCCTCCACATCGTCGGCTGCATTGGGCCTCTTGCGCGCTGGCAATGAGAAGGAGATCTAA
- the LOC117576655 gene encoding tropomodulin isoform X13, producing MESIVPVAEFQQIKLRPVPKVKRRAPQPPASLKLHKNTSSTTKTTTLTTPAKLYGKDLSEYDDVDVESLLAQLSPEEITILAKEVDPDDNFLPPDQRCGYECTKEATGPLNRKQLIEHINKQAIETPDQPEFEPYVQGKVRGKKWVPPPRDAREIEAEEQIAIDMGEEYEHALNDATQEEIIDLAAILGFHSMMNQDQYHASLLNKGQPVGLGWDGITKSTQQKLFPSDPPNSTDVEESIKRVKDDDNKLIDLNLNNIKNISDEKLEQLFAALPQNEHLEVLSLTNVGLTDKTALLLAEAIEKSKTLRVLNVETNFISPPVIVRLVQALLKCHTIEEFRASNQRSAVLGNKIEMEITNLVEKNSSLLRLGLHLEFNDARHRVAAHLQRNIDRIRVKRLNQRK from the exons ATGGAGAGCATTGTGCCTGTGGCCGAGTTTCAACAGATCAAGCTGCGCCCAGTGCCAAAGGTTAAACGGCGTGCTCCACAGCCGCCAGCCAGCCTCAAGTTGCATAAAAAT ACTTCGTCCACAACAAAGACAACCACGCTCACCACGCCGGCCAAGCTGTATGGCAAGGACTTGAGCGAGTACgatgatgtggatgtggaGAGCCTGTTGGCGCAACTCTCGCCCGAGGAGATAACCATACTGGCCAAAGAGGTTGATCCCGAT GACAACTTCCTGCCGCCAGATCAGCGCTGTGGCTATGAGTGCACCAAGGAAGCCACCGGGCCGCTGAATCGCAAACAGCTCATCGAGCACATCAACAAGCAGGCCATCGAGACGCCCGATCAACCGGAGTTCGAACCCTACGTGCAGGGCAAGGTGCGTGGCAAGAAGTGGGTGCCACCGCCACGAGATGCGCGTGAAATTGAGGCAGAGGAACAGATCGCCATCGATATGGGCGAGGAGTATGAGCATGCGCTGAACGATGCCACGCAGGAGGAGATCATTGATTTGGCTGCCATTCTCGGCTTCCACTCGATGATGAACCAGGATCAATACCATGCCTCGCTACTCAACAAGGGACAGCCGGTTGGCTTGGGCTGGGATGGCATTACAAAGTCCACACAGCAAAAGCTGTTCCCCAGTGATCCGCCCAACAGCACAGACGTTGAGGAGTCGATTAAGCGTGTCAaggacgacgacaacaaactGATTGACCTAAACTTGAATAACATTAAG AATATTTCGGATGAGAAGCTCGAACAATTGTTTGCCGCACTGCCTCAGAATGAACATTTGGAAGTTCTATCGCTGACAAACGTCGGCCTGACCGATAAGACAGCTCTCCTGCTCGCCGAAGCGATCGAGAAAAGCAAAACCCTGAGAGTATTAAATGTTGAAACGAACTTTATCAGTCCGCCCGTAATTGTCAGGCTGGTGCAAGCCCTGCTCAAGTGTCACACCATCGAGGAGTTCAGGGCCTCCAATCAG CGATCTGCGGTGCTCGGCAACAAGATTGAAATGGAGATCACCAATTTGGTGGAGAAGAACTCATCGTTGCTGCGACTTGGCTTGCATCTGGAGTTCAACGATGCCCGTCACCGTGTCGCCGCCCATCTGCAGCGCAACATCGACAGAA TACGTGTGAAACGCCTGAATCAGCGTAAATAA